The stretch of DNA gtgagtgtggaaaagcttttcttcaaaagtcaagcatgatcatacatcagagaatgcacactggggaaaaaccttatgaatgtagtgagtgtggaaaagattttattcgtaagtcaaacCTCATTGTGCATCAGATAATCCACACTGGGgtgaaaccttatgaatgtagtgagtgtggaaaatctttttctcagaagtcaagcattagatcacatcagagggtccacactggggtaaagccttatgaatgtagtgagtgtgggaaaggctttccttgtaagtcacacctcattagacatcagagaatccatactggggaaaaaccttatgaatgtagtgagtgtggaaaagattttattcgtaagtcaaacctcattgtgcatcagagaatccacactggggtgaaaccttatgaatgtagtgagtgtggaaaagctttttctcagaagtcaagcATGATGATacatcagagaatgcacactggggaaaaaccttatgaatgtagtgagtgtggaaaagattTTATTCGTAAGTCATACCTCGTTAGACATCAGAGAGTCCACACAGaggaaaagccttatgaatgcGGTGAGTGTGGAAAATCTTTTCTTCGTAAATTAAACCTCATtgtgcatcagagaatccacactggggaaaagccttatgaatgtagtgagtgtggaaaagctttttctgataagtcaagcattagatcacatgagagaatacacacaggtgaaaaaccttatgaatgtagtgagtgtggaaaagcttttattcataagtcaaacatgatcatacatcagagaatccacactggggaaaaaccttatgaatgtagtgagtgtggaaaagctttttctcagaagtcacacctaatcacacatcagagggtccacacaggggagaaaccttatcaTTGTAGTGTGTATCTTCAAGCCTTTACTTACGAGACAGGTTTCATTTGACATCAGAGTATCCATACATGATAAGAGACGCATGAATATAATGAGTGGAAAATCCTGTTGCAGGCAGTCAAGCTTTATTAAACATCTAAATTCACGTGGGAAAGCAGAAATGTGCTAAATGTGTGTTAAAAATCATACACAAACCTTTTCAGCACAGTGGAAAGCATACATGCTTCAATAAGTAGCATATTCACAGAAATGAGCAAGCACACagcattgactgaaaaatcattttctgaagTTAATCAATAGCAGAGTCACAGACCTCAGAATTACAAAAGCGTGTCAATCAAGAGACTGGCCACCATAAATCTGTTATGGTGTGTCAAAGCTGACAATGTGAATGAAAAAGCAACCATTAGCAAGAGTGCAAATACAACATTGTTAAAGTGCAACGGAtgtggaaacatactttgaaagtctcagcaagtgttaaataataaacatgcggtgtatcattttatttcagaagagagGGTATTTgctgctaaaataattaagatgcaatttgtacatgatctccctttgttgtgaggtggtaaatgtgaatgctgttttcagattaaatgtcaataataaatgctcagtatgtaACACTTGTTTCAAAAACCATCTTTGTCATTTATGCATTTATCTTTTCTAGAATCACAATTTTCCTCATCCTATTACAGAATTATATTGGAACCACAGATATCAAatgatgcatgtggcagttgtaATGATAAACACCCAGACTTGAAGGATGAATCTTTTCCAGAGGCAAGATTTTCTTGTTATATCTGGCCAAGTGTGGATCCTATTTGGCCACTGTCTCTCCTTGAATAATAAGTATGGGAAATCTCTCCTGCATCTCTGCTAGCTTATCTCATACAACAtgtcataggcacatggcacattgtgtctctgaggtaaagccctggcagtggtctcagctaacAGAGATGCCATCTTGGCCTTTTCACTGGGCATACATACAGAGCAGTGGGCTGTATgccaatttctctgtctctgcaaagctgtgctagaatttccctgataagcaactctagTTAAGTGCAACCCTCTTCCTGTTTACCATTCACACATAATGATCATGCACAAAGGtatagctttcagcccaggtgctagctttTCTTGGTCTATCTGCAAATGAGGTAAAACACTAAGGTATCAACCCTGCTTACAGCATGTAACTGGTGACTTGATTAGAGTGTCCtgagagataggcatgcctactggcCAGTTACAATGACAGTGTAGGGTGGGAGTACTATtgagaccacccttctgccttccccctccactgtatatatgcttgtatgatctCCCCAATAAATGGGTatccctcaccagtttgtctctggtggttctgcagccaagcTACACCATTGTCATGGCCCTCATGAATCTTCAGCCTGCTGGTCAAACAACAGCCAAGACTAtaggaggcatatctcagagacaaaagaattgtcAGACATCAGACTCTTGGAGTTCCTCTTTCAGGTGGAGTTTATGTGTTAGCTGCCACTactactgctcagattcacactgatttcatgtatcatggcttctcacagtaagtttcttgccattgtatgAGCTCCTAGATGCCAacctgtgcctgaagtctttcaattgtaagagtgagcaccaggaccag from Ochotona princeps isolate mOchPri1 chromosome 25, mOchPri1.hap1, whole genome shotgun sequence encodes:
- the LOC131477956 gene encoding zinc finger protein OZF-like; amino-acid sequence: MYQKSKLIRDQILQSAENPYECNEHRKAFHQQVSLIGPQRLNTKKSYECKECGKEFPHKSRLIIHERVHTGEKPYECRECGKAFSRKSNMTAHHRMHTGGKPYECSECGKAFLQKSSMIIHQRMHTGEKPYECSECGKDFIRKSNLIVHQIIHTGVKPYECSECGKSFSQKSSIRSHQRVHTGVKPYECSECGKGFPCKSHLIRHQRIHTGEKPYECSECGKDFIRKSNLIVHQRIHTGVKPYECSECGKAFSQKSSMMIHQRMHTGEKPYECSECGKDFIRKSYLVRHQRVHTEEKPYECGECGKSFLRKLNLIVHQRIHTGEKPYECSECGKAFSDKSSIRSHERIHTGEKPYECSECGKAFIHKSNMIIHQRIHTGEKPYECSECGKAFSQKSHLITHQRVHTGEKPYHCSVYLQAFTYETGFI